The stretch of DNA CCGAAATGTCCATGCCGACTATTTTTTCGGGCTTCAGCGCGAGGGCTTCCAGCGCGAAATCGCCGGTGCCGGTGGCAATGTCGAGTATGCGTTTGGGGGCGTTGGGTGCCAACGCTTTACGCAGTTCGCGGATGGCCCGTTTGCGCCAGAGAATGTCGATACCACCACTCAGAACATGATTTAACAGATCGTACTTCGGCGAAATATTGTCGAACATCTCGGCAACCTGCTCGCGCTTGGAGGTAGCTTTTTCTTTATAGGGAACTATCATAAAGAGTGAAAGAGTGAAAGAGCGAAAGAGCGAAAGAGCGAGAGAGCAACTTCGTGACAGGCTCTTCCGCTCTTTCACTCTTTCGCTCTTTCACTCTTTGCCCAAACCTCTTGTTTTGCAGGAAAGTTTCGGCAGACCGGACATTGCGTTTGGGGGCGGTTCTGCGTAGTTTGCTGATGTCTTATACAATCAACGCAATGCCGAACCCGATTCTGCCCCTGTTACTTTCTTTTCCGCTGCTACTGTTGCCCCCCAAAACCGTTCACCAGCGTATGCTTACGCTCGATACGCACGCCGACGCGCCAATTATGATGCAGAAACCCGGCTTCGACGTGGGGCAGCGGCACGATACCCGGCGCGACATGTCGCAGATTGATTTTCCGCGCATGAAAGACGGCGGCATGGATGCCATGTTCTTCGCCGTGTACACCGCGCAGGGGCCGCGCACACCCGAAGGCCATGCCGAAGCCAAACGCAATGCCCTGCACCAGTTCGAACTGATTCACGACGCCCTGAAAAAATATCCGAAACTGGCCGAACTCGCTACCACGCCCGCCGATGCGTACCGACTCGAAAAAGCCGGGAAACGCGCCATTTTTATTGGCATGGAAAACGGCTATCCGGTAGGCGAAGACCTGAGTCTGTTGAAGACCTACTACGATTTGGGATGCCGGTACATTACGTTGTCGCACTTCGCCAACAACGCCATCTGCGATTCATCGACCGATCCCGACGGGCCGGAACATAACGGCCTGAGCGCGTTTGGGCGGCAGGTGGTGCAGGAAATGAACCGGCTCGGTATTATGATCGATATTTCGCACACATCCGATAAAACGTTTTACGACGTACTCGAACTCTCCAAAGCTCCGGTGATAGCGTCGCATTCCAACGCCCGCGCTCTCTGCGATTTCCCTCGAAACATGACCGACGACATGATTCGGGCCATTGCTGCCAAAGGTGGGGTAGTGCAGGTCAATTTCGTGAGCGATTATCTGCGTAAACCCTCCGAAGCGCACCGGCAGGCGTTAACCAAAATTCGGATGGCGAACGTAGGCCGTGTAGCCTCGCCCGAACAGGAGGCCCGGCAGCAGGCTCTGACCGACTCCGTGAAGCGCGTTTACGCCCAGGAACGCGCCAGCCTGACTGACATCGTCAACCACATCGATCACATTGTAAAGCTTACCAGCGTCGATAACGTGGGTATCGGGTCTGATTTCGATGGGGGCGGGGGCGTCAATGGTCTGGAAGACGTAAGCCAGATCGAAAACCTGACCGCCGAACTCCTGAAACGGGGCTATTCAGAAAAAGACGTCGCCAAAATCTGGGGCGGCAATCTACTGCGCGTGCTGAGTCAGGCGAAGCGGTTATAACCGCTGCATCAGCCGGACCACCATCTCGTTTTTCCACGATATAAAATCGCCCGCTGCGATATGAGTTCGTGCCTGCCGAACCAACCAGAGATAGAAGGTCAGGTTTTGCAGACTGGCGATTTGCCCGCCCAGCAGTTCGTCGGCTTTGAACAGGTGGCGCAGATACGATTTGCTGTAAAACGTACTGGCATAGCCGCCCAACTCCGCGTCGATGGGGCTGTAATCACGGCTCCATTTTTCGTTTTTGATGTTGATAATGCCTGCTGTAGTGAACAACAGGCCGTGCCGGGCGTTGCGGGTTGGCATCACACAATCGAACATATCGACGCCCCGCGCAATGGCTTCCAGAATGTTGGCGGGTGTGCCAACGCCCATCAGGTAGCGGGGTTTGTCGGCGGGCAGAATCTCGTTCACTAACTCAATCATGGCATACATTTCCTCGGCGGGTTCGCCCACGGCCAGCCCCCCAATGGCGTTGCCTTCGCGCTCTTTACTGGCGATGACTTCGGCAGACTGTCGGCGCAAATCGGGGTAGGTGCTGCCCTGCACAATCGGGAAGAGCGTTTGTCGATAGCCGTAATAGCCGTCGGTGCCGTCGAAGCGGGCAATGCAGCGGTCGAGCCAGCGGTGCGTCATCTCCATCGACTGTCGGGCGTAGCCGTACTCACAGGGGTAGGGCGTACACTCGTCGAAAGCCATGATGATGTCGGCCCCGATTGTGCGCTGAATGTCCATAACTCCTTCGGGCGTGAAGCGGTGACTGGAACCGTCGATGTGCGATTTGAACGTAACGCCTTCTTCTTTAATCTTGCGTGTATTCGACAGTGAATACACCTGATACCCACCCGAATCGGTCAGAATAGGCCGCTGCCAGCCGTTGAAGCCGTGCAGTCCACCGGCTCCGTTCAGCACGTCGAGGCCGGGGCGCAGATAGAGGTGGTAGGTATTGCCGAGGATGATTTCGGCGTTAACGTCGGTTTCGAGTTCGCGCTGATGAACGGCTTTTACGGTTCCCGCCGTACCAACGGGCATGAAAATTGGTGTCTGAATTGGCCCGTGATCGGTGGTCAGCGTACCCGTGCGGGCCTTTGACTGCGGATCATGGGCAGTAATCGAAAAAGTCATAGCACAAAGATAAGGATGGAACGCGGATGACGCGGATTGTGCGGATCTACACGAAATCGGTAAAATAAATCGGTGTAAATCTGTAACATCCGTCCAATCCGTGTTCCATCCTTATCTTTGCGGTTTCATGCAGAAAATCAATCAACTACCGGGTAAACGTTTCCTCTTTTTGTGATTACGGCATTGCTGATCGCCTGGCTGGTGACACTGAGTGTCCAGCTCTTTTTTATTCTCTTTGTATTTTCCCGAACGGCTTTTTATAAACAACCGGAGTATGGGTCTGGCGAGTCCACGCCGGGCGAATCCACGCCGGGCATAACTGTGGTTGTTTGCGCCCACAACGAACTCGCTAACCTGACCGAACTGCTGCCGCTGCTGAATGCACAACAGTACCCAGAATTCGAGGTGCTGGTAATGGACGACCGCTCGACCGACGGCACCGATACCTACTTGGAAAACGAAGTTGCTGGCCTGGAACATGTCCGGTTTATTCATATCGATGGCGAGCATGAACACGTTACGCCCAAAAAATACGCGCTGACCATCGCGCTGAAAAAAGCCAGATACCCTACCGTACTGCTCACCGACGCCGACTGCCGACCCGCGTCTGATGGCTGGCTGGCAGGTATGGTAGCCGGGCTGACCAATCCTGCTAAATCGCTGGTGCTGGGTTTTTCGCCCTACGAACGTCGGGCTGGTTTGCTGAATCTGCTGATCCGGTCCGAAACGTTATTCACGGCGGTGCAGTATTTCTCGCTGGCACTGGCCGGTCGACCCTACATGGGTGTGGGGCGCAATCTGGCGTATCGAACAAAATTATTCTTCGACAATAAAGGCTTTTATACCCACAAAAACGTACTCGGTGGCGACGACGATCTGTTTGTCAATGAGGTAGCTACGTCTCGAAATACTGCCGTTTGCCTCGACCCCGACACGTTTACGTGGTCGCAGCCGAAAGAGACCTGGGCCGCGTGGCGGACGCAGAAACGGCGGCACCTGAACGTAGGACAGTATTACAGACCCGGCCATAAACGGCGGCTTGGCCTGCTGGTTGGCTCGCACGTGTTGACGTGGGTGCTGGCGTTGGTTGCCGGGGTGGTGCTGCTGGTAAAAGAACTGCTCCAGCAACCGTTTACACCCGACGAATGGCTACTTTTGCTTATTGCAGCGGGCTTGTTCGCATGTCGATGGCTATTATTCTGGGGTATCGTCGGGCGCATCAGCTACCGGCTGGCCCATACGGTTCACTGGGGGATCATGCCCGTTGTTGACACAATGCTTGCCATTTATTACGGTTTCGCCGGGCTGCGAACGCTATTTCGCCGAAAGAAGAAAAAATACGCCTGGTGAGGTAGCCAAATGTTTTGCTTTTACAAAATGGAGTTGATCTTAAAATACTTCCC from Spirosoma montaniterrae encodes:
- a CDS encoding dipeptidase; the protein is MPNPILPLLLSFPLLLLPPKTVHQRMLTLDTHADAPIMMQKPGFDVGQRHDTRRDMSQIDFPRMKDGGMDAMFFAVYTAQGPRTPEGHAEAKRNALHQFELIHDALKKYPKLAELATTPADAYRLEKAGKRAIFIGMENGYPVGEDLSLLKTYYDLGCRYITLSHFANNAICDSSTDPDGPEHNGLSAFGRQVVQEMNRLGIMIDISHTSDKTFYDVLELSKAPVIASHSNARALCDFPRNMTDDMIRAIAAKGGVVQVNFVSDYLRKPSEAHRQALTKIRMANVGRVASPEQEARQQALTDSVKRVYAQERASLTDIVNHIDHIVKLTSVDNVGIGSDFDGGGGVNGLEDVSQIENLTAELLKRGYSEKDVAKIWGGNLLRVLSQAKRL
- a CDS encoding glycosyltransferase, which translates into the protein MITALLIAWLVTLSVQLFFILFVFSRTAFYKQPEYGSGESTPGESTPGITVVVCAHNELANLTELLPLLNAQQYPEFEVLVMDDRSTDGTDTYLENEVAGLEHVRFIHIDGEHEHVTPKKYALTIALKKARYPTVLLTDADCRPASDGWLAGMVAGLTNPAKSLVLGFSPYERRAGLLNLLIRSETLFTAVQYFSLALAGRPYMGVGRNLAYRTKLFFDNKGFYTHKNVLGGDDDLFVNEVATSRNTAVCLDPDTFTWSQPKETWAAWRTQKRRHLNVGQYYRPGHKRRLGLLVGSHVLTWVLALVAGVVLLVKELLQQPFTPDEWLLLLIAAGLFACRWLLFWGIVGRISYRLAHTVHWGIMPVVDTMLAIYYGFAGLRTLFRRKKKKYAW
- the tgt gene encoding tRNA guanosine(34) transglycosylase Tgt: MTFSITAHDPQSKARTGTLTTDHGPIQTPIFMPVGTAGTVKAVHQRELETDVNAEIILGNTYHLYLRPGLDVLNGAGGLHGFNGWQRPILTDSGGYQVYSLSNTRKIKEEGVTFKSHIDGSSHRFTPEGVMDIQRTIGADIIMAFDECTPYPCEYGYARQSMEMTHRWLDRCIARFDGTDGYYGYRQTLFPIVQGSTYPDLRRQSAEVIASKEREGNAIGGLAVGEPAEEMYAMIELVNEILPADKPRYLMGVGTPANILEAIARGVDMFDCVMPTRNARHGLLFTTAGIINIKNEKWSRDYSPIDAELGGYASTFYSKSYLRHLFKADELLGGQIASLQNLTFYLWLVRQARTHIAAGDFISWKNEMVVRLMQRL